The Cetobacterium sp. 8H DNA window GCTGGAATTAAAACTATAAATGTACTTACTAACAAAAGCTGCCGTTCTTTAAGAACACACCTTGACGTATCTAAATCTTGGGGTTTAAATAGAAAAAGTGGTGGACTTGTTATTCATAATGATGATCTTCCGACTGATGCTGAACTTTTAATGGCAAATTTTAACGATTTATGGCAAAGTCACGAAGATATGGTTGTCATTGCTCCTACGTATATGATTTGTAATATCAATCTAAAAAAAGCTATGGAGTTCCATGAACTTTCAGATGCTGACGTAACTGTTATCTACAAAAATATCTCCGAGCCTTCCGACGCTTTTATTGGGTGTGATATTTTAGATTTTAATGAACGAAATATTTTAACTAGAGTCTGCGACAATTTCTCTCCTAAAAAAAATATAAATATTTCAACTGAAGTTTTTTTAATAAAAAAAGATCTTCTTTTCTCTCTCCTACTATCTCGTCCTAATAGAGAGATCGCTTTAAAAGATATTATTTATAGATCTAAGAACAATCTCAATATAAAAGGATTTGAACACAAAGAGTATCTGTCATGTCTAAACTCACTTGGAAATTATTTTAAAACTAATATGGATATGATAAAAACAACCAACCTTAAAGAGGTTTTCTTCAATGAAAACAGACCTATTTTCAGTAAGATTAAAGATTCTATTCCTACACACTACCTAAATGGGGCTGATGTAAAAAATGCTATTATTTCAAATGAATGCTCTATAAAGGGGAAAGTTACCAACAGTGTACTCTCTCGCTATGTCACTATTGAAGCTGGGGCTGAAGTTGAAAATTGTATCATCCTTCAGAGTTGTACAATAAAATCCGGAGCAGTTTTAAAAAATACTATTGTAGATAAAGAGGTCATTGTGGAAGAAGGTAAATCTGAAGGACATTTTGCTTATCCTCTTGTAATTCAAAAAAATATGTAATTTTTTATAAAGGAGAATAATTATGAAAAATATAAACTTACTTTTTATAACTTCGGAAGCTGATCCATTTTTAAAAGTTGGTGGTTTAGGAGATGTTTCACACGCACTTCCTAAAGCTTTAAAAAAAATTGGAGTTAATGTTCGAGTTATCCTACCTAAAAATGGAAATATCCCCAAAGAGTTTACTGACAAAATGAAACTTGTTTCAACTTTTACTGTTCCTGTCGGTTGGAGAAATCAATATGCTGGTCTTTTCCATTTAGAGTTTGAAGGGATTGACTTTTACTTCTTAGATAACGAATACTATTTTAAAAG harbors:
- the glgD gene encoding glucose-1-phosphate adenylyltransferase subunit GlgD, whose product is MLTNYIGIISSFESRSLLKTLTLHRGISTVPIAGKYRAIDFPLSYMINAGIKTINVLTNKSCRSLRTHLDVSKSWGLNRKSGGLVIHNDDLPTDAELLMANFNDLWQSHEDMVVIAPTYMICNINLKKAMEFHELSDADVTVIYKNISEPSDAFIGCDILDFNERNILTRVCDNFSPKKNINISTEVFLIKKDLLFSLLLSRPNREIALKDIIYRSKNNLNIKGFEHKEYLSCLNSLGNYFKTNMDMIKTTNLKEVFFNENRPIFSKIKDSIPTHYLNGADVKNAIISNECSIKGKVTNSVLSRYVTIEAGAEVENCIILQSCTIKSGAVLKNTIVDKEVIVEEGKSEGHFAYPLVIQKNM